A genomic stretch from Gopherus flavomarginatus isolate rGopFla2 chromosome 3, rGopFla2.mat.asm, whole genome shotgun sequence includes:
- the EGR4 gene encoding early growth response protein 4, with product MLSVMDFSCQDSLYAKCQESCELRAGEQPGSAPQEQQLLAGQQREAEADFLGGEFMGSTINGETADYFFLGSQPAPALSYTGSFLIKAIPEQPQDQESLFNLMSGILGLSPFPGSEGHQRQLDSLYSVPEAIQNHLDLYSTCQPELNLSVQPPFAEQGYPAFPALENAPQVPASPSVGSSGQCLFEAKLLENKQDIKIPPMAPALDKFKVSCAQWEPLAQPQNYLPDGYQSSESFQPPESSQAVFHPLGSKMENVLSVSCQSELSSLAEASGTYSNNLGFSCEPESFQNLGSQGQIPSDFGEAKLHNLPPQLVQDFDSSLAQPEVVPSLMNPAELLRRHQSPSVPSADFLVHSATSSANPNILTEPKKRTRRTKSSSKCFCPKPHEKSFACPVENCIRSFARSDELNRHLRIHTGHKPFQCRICLRNFSRSDHLTTHIRTHTGEKPFSCDICGRRFARSDEKKRHSKVHLKQKARTEEKLKGLGFYAVGLSFGTL from the exons ATGTTGAGCGTGATGGATTTCTCCTGCCAGGACTCGCTGTATGCCAAGTGCCAGGAGAGCTGCGAGCTGCGAGCGGGGGAGCAGCCGGGCTCAGCCCCGCAGGAGCAGCAACTTCTGGCGGGGCAGCAGAGGGAGGCGGAGGCCGATTTCCTCGGAG GAGAATTCATGGGCTCCACAATAAACGGGGAAACGGCGGattacttcttcctaggcagccaGCCGGCCCCCGCGCTCAGCTACACGGGCAGCTTTCTCATCAAGGCCATACCGGAGCAGCCCCAGGACCAAGAATCCCTCTTCAACCTTATGTCGGGCATCCTGGGCCTTTCTCCGTTCCCTGGCTCCGAAGGCCACCAGAGGCAACTGGACTCTCTCTACTCGGTCCCCGAAGCCATTCAGAACCACCTGGACCTTTACTCCACCTGCCAGCCGGAACTGAATCTCTCTGTCCAGCCCCCCTTTGCTGAGCAGGGCTACCCCGCCTTCCCCGCCCTGGAGAATGCGCCCCAAGTCCCTGCCTCCCCGAGCGTAGGCAGCTCCGGGCAGTGTCTCTTTGAGGCAAAACTGTTGGAAAACAAGCAGGACATTAAGATTCCCCCCATGGCTCCAGCCCTGGACAAATTTAAGGTTTCCTGCGCCCAATGGGAGCCACTCGCTCAACCTCAGAACTACTTGCCAGATGGCTACCAGTCCTCCGAGTCCTTCCAGCCCCCGGAAAGTAGCCAGGCCGTGTTCCACCCCCTCGGATCCAAAATGGAAAACGTGTTGTCCGTCAGCTGCCAGTCAGAGCTCAGCAGCCTGGCTGAAGCCTCGGGGACCTACAGCAACAACTTAGGTTTCAGTTGCGAGCCAGAAAGTTTCCAGAATCTCGGCAGCCAGGGGCAGATCCCCAGCGACTTCGGTGAGGCCAAGCTCCATAACCTCCCACCGCAGTTAGTGCAAGACTTCGACTCCTCCTTGGCCCAACCTGAGGTCGTGCCAAGCTTAATGAACCCAGCCGAGCTCCTCCGCCGCCACCAGTCCCCGTCAGTCCCTAGCGCAGACTTTCTGGTCCATTCCGCCACCTCTTCAGCCAACCCCAACATCCTAACCGAGCCAAAGAAGAGAACCCGCAGGACCAAAAGCTCCTCCAAATGCTTCTGCCCTAAGCCGCACGAGAAGTCCTTCGCCTGCCCGGTGGAGAACTGCATCAGGAGCTTCGCCAGGTCGGACGAGCTCAACAGGCACCTCCGGATCCACACCGGCCACAAGCCTTTCCAGTGCCGCATCTGCCTGCGGAATTTCAGCCGCAGCGACCACCTCACCACCCACATCCGGACGCACACCGGCGAGAAGCCCTTCTCCTGCGACATCTGCGGCCGCCGGTTTGCCAGGAGCGACGAGAAGAAGAGACACAGCAAAGTCCATTTGAAGCAGAAAGCGAGGACCGAGGAGAAGCTCAAAGGCCTCGGCTTCTATGCGGTGGGGCTGTCATTTGGGACCctctga